The following coding sequences are from one Candidatus Eisenbacteria bacterium window:
- a CDS encoding YCF48-related protein has protein sequence MPLRALWAVLSLVLTCAPDARGAVLRDNLYGVKSLSATDAWAVGNFGAIYHTTNGGQTWEARDSGTKSPLFSVDFVDAEHGWAVGKSAEIVATTDGGKTWKAQKSPLDRSKHLFKVAAASPTNVWAVGDWGAIAVTTDGGKTWEDRSLSTLKIVARERPDRQERLVLEDVVLYDVSWPDPKHGFIAGEFATVLATADGGETWEKRNLPTDKTIFGIDFVTPDEGWAVGIDGLVLHTTDGGRNWKVQHGNPEPATIDELAFTDALKNPGMYAVSVVGDTGMVVGDTGTLLVSSDGGRTWSRHVLPERERFSWMRDVSLVAGARGVLVGAKGMSGTVQGSDVTLSDGGKAVTAPD, from the coding sequence ATGCCTTTGCGGGCCCTGTGGGCCGTGTTGTCGCTCGTCTTGACCTGTGCCCCGGACGCTCGCGGGGCCGTGTTGCGCGACAACCTCTACGGCGTGAAATCGCTTTCGGCGACGGACGCCTGGGCGGTCGGCAACTTCGGGGCGATCTACCACACGACCAACGGCGGCCAGACCTGGGAGGCGCGCGACAGCGGCACCAAGTCGCCGCTCTTCAGCGTCGACTTCGTCGACGCCGAGCATGGTTGGGCCGTCGGAAAGTCGGCCGAGATCGTCGCGACGACCGACGGCGGCAAGACCTGGAAGGCGCAGAAGAGCCCGCTCGACCGCAGCAAGCACCTGTTCAAGGTGGCGGCTGCGAGCCCGACGAACGTCTGGGCCGTGGGTGACTGGGGCGCCATCGCCGTCACCACCGACGGCGGCAAGACGTGGGAGGACCGCTCGCTCTCGACGCTCAAGATCGTCGCGCGAGAGCGTCCGGACCGGCAGGAACGGCTCGTCCTGGAGGACGTCGTGCTCTACGACGTCTCGTGGCCCGACCCGAAGCACGGGTTCATCGCGGGCGAGTTCGCGACCGTGCTCGCGACCGCCGACGGCGGCGAGACGTGGGAGAAACGCAACCTCCCCACCGACAAGACGATCTTCGGAATCGATTTCGTCACGCCCGACGAAGGCTGGGCCGTCGGCATCGACGGCCTCGTGCTGCACACGACCGACGGCGGGCGCAACTGGAAGGTCCAACACGGAAATCCCGAGCCGGCGACGATCGACGAGCTGGCCTTCACGGACGCACTCAAGAACCCCGGGATGTACGCCGTCTCGGTCGTCGGGGACACCGGCATGGTCGTCGGCGACACGGGGACGCTGCTCGTGTCGAGCGACGGTGGGCGCACGTGGTCGCGCCACGTCCTCCCAGAGCGAGAGCGCTTCAGCTGGATGCGCGACGTGAGCTTGGTCGCGGGGGCGCGCGGGGTGCTCGTGGGCGCGAAGGGAATGAGCGGGACGGTGCAGGGGAGCGACGTCACGCTCTCCGACGGCGGCAAGGCCGTCACCGCGCCCGACTGA